From the Nonlabens marinus S1-08 genome, one window contains:
- a CDS encoding TetR/AcrR family transcriptional regulator encodes METKDLILKESMDLFLTLGFKSVTMDEIASKIGMSKKTLYAHFKTKASLVHDASLHFCTKVCDGVDAISASESANPIEELYDVKKFVMQQLKGDNTSPIYQLKKYYPEVHKKVELMQFDHMNGCIQKNVQRGMELGLYRDNIDTGFIARMYFIGLQGIKEITVFPPDQYPVHELYDQYLEYHLRGIVTPAGRQILNEITQSNHD; translated from the coding sequence ATGGAAACAAAAGATTTAATATTAAAAGAGTCGATGGATCTCTTCTTGACCTTAGGGTTTAAGAGTGTGACTATGGACGAGATTGCCAGTAAAATTGGTATGAGCAAGAAAACGCTCTACGCCCATTTTAAGACTAAAGCATCTTTAGTACATGATGCTTCTCTACATTTCTGCACTAAAGTTTGCGACGGTGTGGATGCCATTTCTGCGTCAGAGAGTGCTAACCCTATTGAAGAGTTGTACGATGTCAAGAAATTTGTCATGCAGCAACTTAAAGGCGACAACACCTCACCTATTTATCAACTTAAGAAATACTATCCTGAGGTTCATAAAAAAGTAGAGCTTATGCAGTTTGACCACATGAATGGATGTATCCAGAAAAATGTGCAGCGAGGTATGGAACTGGGGCTTTATCGGGATAACATAGATACTGGATTCATTGCCCGTATGTACTTTATAGGCCTTCAGGGCATTAAGGAAATTACCGTTTTCCCTCCAGATCAATATCCGGTTCATGAATTGTACGATCAGTATTTAGAGTACCATCTGCGCGGGATTGTCACCCCTGCAGGACGTCAGATTTTAAATGAAATTACCCAATCAAACCACGATTAA
- a CDS encoding polyprenyl synthetase family protein, whose protein sequence is MIGIENLRTEFLEHLKRTVNHSKPEGLYEPVQYILELGGKRLRPVLTLMSAQMYGGKVEQAMDAAVAVEVFHNFTLLHDDIMDAADLRRGQPTVHKKWDVNTGILSGDAMMILAYQCFLNYEVQTFYDLNQLFSKTALEVCEGQQYDVDFETRTDVTVEEYLLMIKLKTSVLVGCALQMGAIIAGKEMSEQQKIYDYGIQLGMAFQLMDDYLDAFGDPETFGKEVGGDIRENKKTYLYLKSIDNADFSEELQTLFKQDYQDLNEDQIEQKKERAKELFVNSGGANRTLEAIQEYTEKALKTIESLDMEASHKKVLKQFSEDLMSRIS, encoded by the coding sequence ATGATAGGGATAGAAAATTTGAGAACAGAGTTTCTCGAGCATTTAAAGCGCACGGTCAACCATTCTAAGCCAGAGGGACTTTACGAACCGGTACAGTACATATTAGAATTAGGCGGGAAGCGATTGCGACCGGTACTCACATTAATGAGTGCACAGATGTACGGTGGCAAAGTAGAGCAAGCTATGGACGCTGCGGTTGCAGTAGAGGTGTTTCATAATTTCACCTTGCTGCATGACGACATCATGGATGCGGCAGATTTGCGTCGAGGACAACCCACCGTACATAAAAAATGGGATGTCAATACGGGCATTTTAAGTGGCGATGCCATGATGATTCTAGCTTACCAGTGTTTTTTGAATTATGAGGTACAGACATTTTACGATCTGAATCAACTATTTTCTAAAACGGCCTTAGAAGTTTGCGAGGGTCAACAGTACGATGTAGACTTTGAAACCAGAACAGATGTGACGGTGGAAGAATATTTATTAATGATCAAATTGAAGACCTCAGTTCTTGTAGGTTGCGCTCTCCAGATGGGAGCCATCATTGCTGGAAAAGAAATGAGCGAACAGCAAAAGATATACGATTACGGTATCCAGTTAGGAATGGCATTCCAGCTTATGGATGATTATCTGGATGCATTTGGTGATCCAGAGACATTTGGGAAGGAAGTAGGAGGAGATATACGAGAGAATAAGAAGACTTATTTGTATTTAAAATCCATTGACAATGCAGACTTTTCTGAAGAGTTACAAACCCTGTTTAAGCAAGATTACCAGGATCTAAATGAGGATCAAATAGAACAAAAGAAAGAGCGGGCGAAAGAGTTATTTGTCAATAGTGGTGGTGCCAACCGCACTCTTGAAGCGATTCAAGAATATACAGAGAAAGCTTTAAAAACCATAGAATCCTTAGACATGGAAGCCTCACACAAAAAGGTTCTCAAACAATTTTCAGAAGATTTGATGTCTAGAATCAGCTAG
- a CDS encoding 2-oxoglutarate dehydrogenase E1 component → MDRFSFLNAAHTAYFAQLYDEYLINPDRVEPSWRAFFQGFDLGMETAGDGEVQVVYEDRGETKSVDVSEKMRKEFEVVQLIDGYRTRGHLFTKTNPVRERRKYEPTLELSNFGLSDADLNTEFESGELIGLGKTSLKNIVDHLKQVYCESIGVEYMYVRSPEQVKWIQSWLHRNNNHPEFENSQKIQILKKLNEAVAFESFLHTKYVGQKRFSLEGNESLIPALDSLIENAADKGVNQFVLGMAHRGRLNVLSNIFGKPVSDIFSEFDGKDYEQTIFDGDVKYHLGYTSKRKTDNGNQININIVPNPSHLETVGAVVEGIARAKQDMHTPDDFSKVLPIVLHGDAAIAGQGIVYEVVQMAKLDAYKTAGTIHLVVNNQVGFTTNYLDARSSTYCTDIAKVTLSPVLHVNADDAEAVVHAMNFALEYRMQFQSDVFIDLLGYRKYGHNEGDEPRFTQPQLYKAISKHENPRDIYADKLLKAGIIEEGTVSEMESAFKEKLEDQLATSRKQENTVITPFMQDEWEGYETADEDMMMLKVETGVAKEKLEEVTKAISSLPEGENFIRKIKKIVESRQSMWDDGKLDWAMGEHLAYGTLMQEGYNVRMSGQDVERGTFSHRHAVVKSENHENEFILHNLLDVEGVMEIYNSHLSEYGVVGFEYGYAMARPETLTIWEAQFGDFSNGAQIMIDQYISAGEDKWKNQNGLVLLLPHGYEGQGAEHSSARMERYLQLCAKDNMWMANCTTPANMFHLLRRQMLVNYRKPLVVFTPKSLLRSPRAVSSVDDFITGHFQEVIDVDGDAFAKAKTLVFTSGKFYYDLLEYREEHDRQDVALVRVEQLFPLPIKQINEVIEKYGSKDIVWAQEEPRNMGAYAHLLLHMTETRNWRVCSRNMYAAPASGSSTRSKARQARVIEDVFNTNK, encoded by the coding sequence ATGGACAGATTTTCTTTTCTGAATGCAGCGCACACTGCATACTTTGCACAACTTTACGATGAATACTTGATCAATCCTGACCGCGTTGAGCCGTCTTGGCGAGCCTTTTTTCAAGGTTTTGACCTAGGAATGGAAACTGCAGGCGATGGGGAAGTTCAAGTAGTATATGAAGATCGAGGAGAAACTAAAAGCGTAGACGTATCTGAAAAGATGCGTAAGGAGTTTGAAGTTGTTCAGCTGATTGATGGTTATAGAACTCGCGGACATTTGTTTACTAAAACAAACCCAGTACGCGAGCGTCGCAAATATGAACCAACACTAGAATTAAGCAACTTCGGTTTATCAGATGCTGATTTGAATACGGAGTTTGAATCCGGTGAATTGATAGGTCTAGGAAAAACCAGTCTCAAAAATATCGTCGATCACCTAAAGCAGGTGTATTGTGAAAGTATAGGAGTAGAGTACATGTATGTGCGCTCTCCAGAGCAAGTGAAATGGATTCAAAGCTGGTTGCACCGCAACAACAATCATCCTGAATTTGAGAATTCACAAAAAATACAAATACTTAAGAAACTCAATGAAGCAGTTGCTTTTGAATCCTTTTTACACACTAAATATGTAGGTCAAAAGCGATTTTCCCTAGAAGGAAATGAATCTTTGATTCCTGCACTAGACAGCCTTATTGAAAATGCGGCTGACAAAGGTGTCAACCAGTTTGTACTAGGTATGGCGCACCGTGGTCGTTTGAATGTGCTCTCAAATATCTTTGGAAAACCAGTTTCTGATATATTCTCTGAATTTGATGGGAAAGACTACGAGCAGACTATTTTTGATGGGGACGTAAAGTATCACTTAGGATATACCAGTAAGCGCAAAACAGATAACGGGAATCAGATCAATATCAACATTGTTCCCAACCCCTCACACCTAGAAACCGTTGGTGCCGTAGTAGAAGGTATCGCCCGTGCGAAACAAGACATGCACACTCCAGACGATTTTTCTAAAGTACTGCCTATCGTATTACACGGAGATGCTGCTATCGCAGGTCAAGGTATCGTCTATGAGGTCGTGCAAATGGCCAAGCTGGATGCATATAAAACAGCTGGTACCATTCACCTAGTAGTGAATAACCAGGTAGGATTTACAACCAACTACTTAGATGCAAGATCCAGTACGTACTGTACTGATATTGCAAAAGTGACTCTGTCACCAGTTTTACACGTGAATGCAGATGATGCAGAAGCCGTAGTTCACGCCATGAACTTTGCATTAGAATACAGAATGCAATTCCAGAGCGATGTATTTATTGACCTTTTGGGTTATAGAAAATACGGTCACAATGAAGGGGATGAGCCTAGGTTCACACAACCACAATTGTATAAGGCGATTAGCAAGCATGAGAATCCGCGAGATATTTATGCAGATAAATTGTTGAAGGCAGGTATTATTGAAGAAGGAACAGTTTCAGAAATGGAGAGCGCCTTCAAAGAAAAACTGGAAGACCAACTCGCTACCTCAAGAAAACAAGAGAATACTGTCATTACACCATTCATGCAAGATGAATGGGAAGGCTATGAAACTGCAGACGAGGACATGATGATGCTCAAGGTCGAGACGGGTGTAGCAAAGGAGAAGCTGGAAGAGGTGACTAAAGCTATTTCTTCCTTGCCAGAAGGTGAAAACTTCATCCGTAAGATTAAGAAGATTGTAGAGTCTCGTCAATCCATGTGGGATGACGGTAAGCTAGACTGGGCGATGGGTGAACACTTGGCTTACGGTACCTTGATGCAAGAAGGTTACAACGTTCGTATGAGTGGCCAGGATGTGGAGAGAGGGACTTTCTCTCACCGTCATGCAGTTGTGAAATCAGAGAATCACGAGAATGAATTTATACTCCACAACTTACTCGATGTAGAAGGAGTGATGGAGATTTACAATTCCCACTTATCTGAATATGGAGTGGTAGGATTTGAATATGGTTACGCCATGGCGCGACCAGAAACTTTGACGATATGGGAAGCGCAGTTTGGAGATTTCTCTAACGGTGCCCAGATCATGATTGACCAGTACATTAGTGCTGGCGAGGACAAGTGGAAAAACCAAAATGGACTGGTTCTATTGTTGCCCCACGGCTATGAAGGTCAGGGAGCAGAGCATTCCAGTGCACGTATGGAGCGTTATTTGCAATTGTGTGCAAAGGACAATATGTGGATGGCAAACTGTACCACACCGGCAAACATGTTTCACTTGTTGAGACGTCAAATGTTGGTGAATTACCGCAAGCCTTTAGTGGTTTTTACTCCTAAGTCGCTCTTGAGAAGCCCACGTGCAGTGAGCAGTGTTGATGATTTCATTACCGGTCATTTTCAAGAAGTGATTGATGTGGATGGTGACGCTTTCGCGAAAGCGAAAACCCTAGTCTTCACCAGTGGAAAATTCTACTATGACCTATTGGAATATAGAGAAGAACACGATCGCCAAGACGTAGCCTTAGTAAGAGTAGAACAATTATTCCCATTACCCATTAAACAAATTAACGAAGTCATTGAAAAGTACGGGTCTAAAGACATCGTATGGGCTCAAGAAGAGCCACGCAATATGGGAGCTTATGCCCACCTATTATTGCACATGACTGAAACCAGAAACTGGCGCGTATGCTCCAGGAACATGTATGCCGCTCCAGCCTCAGGAAGCTCCACGAGATCTAAGGCGAGACAGGCACGAGTAATAGAAGACGTATTTAATACCAACAAATAA
- the odhB gene encoding 2-oxoglutarate dehydrogenase complex dihydrolipoyllysine-residue succinyltransferase, which translates to MALEMKVPSPGESITEVEIAEWLVADGDWVEKDQAIAEVDSDKATLELPAEASGIITLKAEEGDAVAVGEVVCLIDTEAENPNKGGSTDKKSEADSNEKDAKNAPSSMGKGDEGGGYGGKPEQEIAKKDNKTEDKKDSEKAPQPNDAKKTYASGTPSPAAKKTLDEKGIDAGSVKGTGRDGRITKDDAVKAEGKPSMGTPGSGSRGESRSKLSMLRRKVAERLVSAKNKTAMLTTFNEADMNAIFALRTEYKDAFKAKHGVSLGFMSFFTKAVVRALELYPAVNSMIDGKEMISYDFADISIAVSGPKGLMVPVIRNAENLSFRGVEQEVKRLALRARDGEITVDEMTGGTFTITNGGVFGSMMSTPIINPPQSAILGMHNIIERPVVIDGDIVARPMMYLAVSYDHRIIDGKESVGFLVAIKEALENPIELLMDNDVKKALEL; encoded by the coding sequence ATGGCTCTAGAAATGAAAGTGCCTTCACCAGGCGAGTCGATTACAGAAGTAGAAATAGCAGAATGGTTAGTCGCTGACGGCGATTGGGTTGAAAAAGACCAAGCCATTGCAGAGGTTGATAGCGACAAGGCGACACTGGAACTTCCAGCAGAAGCCAGCGGTATCATTACCCTAAAAGCTGAAGAAGGCGATGCTGTAGCCGTAGGCGAGGTAGTTTGCCTGATCGATACTGAAGCAGAAAACCCGAACAAAGGTGGATCTACTGATAAAAAATCAGAAGCGGACAGCAACGAGAAAGATGCTAAAAATGCTCCATCCTCAATGGGTAAAGGCGATGAAGGTGGTGGTTATGGTGGTAAGCCAGAACAGGAAATAGCAAAAAAGGACAATAAAACAGAAGACAAAAAGGATTCTGAAAAAGCACCACAACCTAACGATGCCAAGAAAACTTACGCCAGCGGCACGCCAAGTCCTGCGGCAAAGAAAACACTGGACGAGAAAGGTATCGATGCAGGATCTGTAAAAGGAACTGGTCGTGATGGTAGAATCACAAAAGATGACGCTGTAAAAGCAGAAGGAAAACCATCCATGGGAACTCCTGGATCTGGATCTCGTGGCGAGTCTCGTTCTAAGCTATCCATGTTGCGTAGAAAAGTGGCAGAACGTCTGGTTAGTGCCAAGAATAAAACCGCCATGCTAACGACCTTTAACGAGGCGGATATGAACGCGATTTTCGCTTTACGTACGGAATATAAAGATGCATTTAAAGCAAAGCACGGTGTTTCACTAGGATTCATGTCCTTCTTTACTAAAGCAGTCGTGAGAGCGCTGGAACTATATCCAGCAGTCAACTCCATGATTGATGGTAAAGAGATGATTTCTTACGATTTCGCTGATATATCCATAGCGGTTTCAGGACCTAAAGGATTGATGGTACCGGTAATTAGAAATGCGGAAAACCTTTCTTTTAGAGGAGTAGAGCAAGAAGTAAAACGTTTGGCATTGCGCGCGAGAGATGGTGAGATTACTGTTGACGAAATGACTGGTGGTACGTTTACTATTACTAATGGTGGAGTTTTTGGAAGTATGATGAGTACACCAATTATCAACCCGCCACAAAGCGCAATCTTAGGTATGCACAATATCATCGAGCGACCAGTAGTTATCGATGGCGACATCGTTGCACGACCTATGATGTACCTAGCGGTTTCTTATGATCACAGGATCATTGACGGTAAAGAATCTGTTGGATTCTTGGTAGCGATTAAAGAAGCATTAGAAAACCCGATTGAGTTACTGATGGATAATGATGTCAAGAAGGCGTTGGAGCTATAA
- a CDS encoding DUF6705 family protein encodes MKTKYLILVIVLANSIHSTFSQTLDLKVYYDYISTGNDLPENISRIEDRSGILNPFIGVWKGTINDRQITLKIEKGTYFDDYSNSTEDVLLTRFLLSDRNGLTISSTFDLNNDEISVIQSRYLSDGIMYNDFYEGGACGNWVQLDYKFLGKDPTTTKIMMQVGTVVRSEEIAGATLCTSGFPQPSFPTGEDIIFTKQ; translated from the coding sequence ATGAAAACTAAATATCTTATACTCGTAATAGTTCTAGCTAATTCTATTCACTCAACCTTTTCTCAAACTTTAGACCTTAAAGTTTATTATGATTATATCTCTACAGGTAATGATTTGCCAGAAAATATCAGTCGCATAGAGGATCGAAGTGGGATATTAAATCCATTTATAGGTGTTTGGAAAGGTACTATTAACGATAGACAGATAACTCTAAAAATCGAAAAAGGCACTTACTTTGATGATTATTCTAATTCTACGGAAGATGTCTTATTAACGAGATTTCTTTTAAGCGATAGGAACGGTTTAACCATTTCTTCCACCTTCGATTTAAATAATGACGAGATATCTGTTATTCAAAGCAGGTATTTAAGTGACGGGATAATGTACAATGATTTTTACGAAGGAGGCGCTTGTGGCAACTGGGTACAATTAGATTATAAATTTCTTGGCAAGGATCCTACGACCACAAAAATAATGATGCAAGTAGGAACAGTGGTACGATCAGAAGAGATCGCTGGAGCCACACTTTGCACAAGCGGATTTCCGCAACCATCATTTCCAACGGGAGAAGATATCATTTTTACCAAGCAATAG
- the fabD gene encoding ACP S-malonyltransferase yields the protein MKAYVFPGQGAQFTGMGKDLYDHFEVARDLFHQANEILGFDISKIMFEGTADELKETKVTQPAVFLHSVILAKVMGEDFAPDMVAGHSLGELSALTAIGALSFEDGLRIVSERALAMQDACEMQASTMAAILGLQDDVIEKVCSDTSGVVVAANYNCPGQLVISGEIPAVEAACATLKDKGAKRALVLPVGGAFHSPLMEPARERLAKAIDATEFEKPLCPIYQNVTNLATTATDDIVTNLIYQLTAPVKWTQSIQEMIKDGATEFIEVGPGKALQGMIGKIDRSVPVSQAEAPGI from the coding sequence ATGAAAGCATACGTATTTCCAGGTCAAGGAGCACAATTTACAGGAATGGGAAAAGATTTGTACGACCATTTTGAAGTGGCTAGAGACCTTTTTCATCAAGCCAATGAAATCCTAGGATTCGATATTTCTAAAATCATGTTTGAAGGAACGGCAGACGAATTAAAAGAGACTAAAGTGACTCAACCTGCAGTATTCTTGCACTCGGTGATTCTTGCTAAAGTCATGGGAGAGGATTTTGCGCCAGATATGGTTGCAGGACACAGTCTAGGCGAACTGAGTGCGTTAACAGCAATAGGCGCCTTAAGCTTTGAGGATGGATTGCGTATTGTAAGTGAGCGTGCTCTTGCCATGCAAGATGCTTGCGAGATGCAAGCCAGTACCATGGCGGCAATATTAGGGTTGCAAGATGATGTAATAGAAAAGGTATGCAGCGATACAAGCGGAGTGGTAGTGGCAGCTAATTACAATTGTCCTGGCCAGCTTGTCATCTCTGGGGAAATTCCAGCAGTTGAAGCAGCCTGTGCTACCCTTAAAGACAAAGGCGCTAAAAGAGCCCTTGTATTGCCTGTAGGTGGTGCATTTCATTCCCCACTTATGGAACCTGCTAGAGAACGTCTTGCAAAAGCAATTGACGCTACCGAGTTTGAAAAACCTTTATGTCCTATCTACCAAAACGTAACGAACCTTGCTACTACAGCAACAGATGATATTGTCACAAACCTCATCTACCAACTCACAGCACCTGTAAAATGGACCCAATCCATTCAAGAAATGATCAAGGACGGTGCGACTGAATTTATTGAAGTAGGACCAGGAAAAGCATTGCAAGGAATGATTGGGAAAATTGACCGTAGTGTTCCAGTGAGTCAAGCCGAGGCTCCAGGGATCTAA
- a CDS encoding dihydrofolate reductase: protein MFGSKKKTGGAIDPDQKEMIDNARIRIKQKRGLFTHFVIFLLGSVALIVVGVRQDSVEGSPILERESLLETDWWIWLIMIWVLILVYHAFSVFITKRILGPEWEKRQYERLVQKQKDRIQQLQVKVDKNFPMSETKTVIAPAKTERKITMIAAAGENNELGKDGDLVWHLPDDFKRFKALTSGHHIIMGRKTFAGFDKPLPNRTHIVVTRDKSYKSDNAIVVHDMETALAATGSDQNPFIIGGGEIYSLGMPYANQIELTRVHGTFNADTYFPNIDTKHWKLISSEPHGKDERHDYSFDYETWERVKS, encoded by the coding sequence ATGTTTGGTAGCAAGAAAAAAACGGGTGGGGCAATTGATCCCGACCAAAAGGAGATGATTGACAATGCACGAATACGTATAAAGCAAAAGCGAGGCTTATTTACTCACTTTGTGATCTTTCTTCTAGGGTCTGTGGCTTTGATAGTTGTTGGCGTGCGTCAAGATTCGGTAGAAGGTTCGCCTATTTTGGAACGTGAGAGTTTGCTGGAAACTGACTGGTGGATCTGGTTGATTATGATTTGGGTTTTGATTCTGGTGTATCATGCCTTCAGTGTTTTCATTACCAAAAGAATTTTAGGACCTGAATGGGAAAAGCGACAATACGAGCGACTGGTTCAAAAACAAAAAGATCGCATTCAGCAATTGCAGGTGAAGGTGGATAAAAATTTTCCAATGTCTGAAACGAAAACTGTGATAGCACCTGCTAAGACTGAAAGAAAGATCACCATGATAGCTGCCGCTGGAGAAAATAATGAGTTGGGAAAAGACGGAGATTTGGTCTGGCATTTACCAGATGATTTCAAACGTTTTAAAGCATTGACCTCAGGTCATCATATCATCATGGGTCGTAAGACTTTCGCTGGCTTTGACAAGCCACTTCCTAATCGTACCCATATTGTAGTTACTAGAGACAAATCTTATAAAAGTGACAATGCCATTGTAGTTCACGATATGGAGACCGCACTTGCCGCTACAGGATCTGATCAAAATCCATTTATTATAGGTGGTGGAGAGATTTATTCTCTAGGAATGCCCTACGCTAACCAGATTGAGTTAACAAGGGTTCATGGAACTTTTAATGCCGACACTTATTTTCCAAACATTGATACTAAACATTGGAAGCTCATAAGCAGTGAACCGCATGGGAAAGATGAGCGCCACGATTACTCCTTTGATTATGAGACCTGGGAACGAGTCAAGAGTTAA
- a CDS encoding aminotransferase class V-fold PLP-dependent enzyme → MHNLKKLYLALNHYTYLDTATHGLLSTTLVEHKSKLHQQLAVGGSIYAANAEELIHNARHTLANFLDAAPQLTALVPNFSLAFNALLEGISSSHTFLLVKGDYPSVNWPVEARGFNCYYATLNATLEQNIWQACEEHQPDFLALSLVQYISGIKINLDFLKELKVQFPDLIIIADATQFIGVEEFRFRESGIDIIAASCYKWLNAGDGNAFMAFKEEVAERVKPKYTGYNSKQGFKNDRGSFMGHFEPGHQDSASFSGLEKAIEFVNDYSIHNICSKIQHLATTAKHRFAELDLIQPEVVLREQHSSIFNISGDQRLHDRLRKENILTAMRGPGIRVSFSYYNDESDLDQLIECLKKYDDRY, encoded by the coding sequence ATGCATAATTTAAAGAAGCTTTACCTAGCGCTGAATCATTATACGTACCTTGACACTGCTACCCACGGCCTGTTGAGTACTACGCTAGTGGAGCATAAGAGTAAGCTTCATCAACAATTAGCTGTAGGTGGGAGTATATACGCCGCAAATGCAGAAGAATTGATCCATAACGCGCGTCATACCCTTGCAAACTTCTTAGATGCTGCACCGCAGTTAACGGCTCTGGTTCCTAACTTCTCACTAGCGTTCAACGCTTTACTAGAAGGAATCTCATCTTCCCATACTTTTTTACTGGTAAAAGGAGATTACCCATCAGTGAATTGGCCTGTGGAAGCACGAGGTTTCAACTGCTACTATGCCACACTCAATGCGACTCTCGAGCAAAACATTTGGCAAGCTTGTGAAGAGCACCAGCCTGATTTTTTGGCGCTTTCGCTGGTGCAATACATTAGTGGTATAAAAATCAATTTAGATTTCTTAAAAGAACTCAAGGTGCAATTCCCTGACTTGATCATTATCGCAGACGCAACGCAGTTCATAGGCGTGGAAGAATTTCGCTTTCGCGAAAGCGGAATAGACATCATCGCAGCAAGTTGCTACAAGTGGCTCAATGCAGGCGATGGTAATGCATTTATGGCATTTAAGGAAGAAGTGGCAGAGCGAGTAAAACCAAAATATACCGGGTACAACAGCAAGCAAGGGTTTAAAAACGACCGTGGATCGTTCATGGGTCATTTTGAGCCTGGACATCAAGACAGTGCTTCATTCAGCGGCCTTGAGAAAGCAATTGAGTTTGTGAACGATTATAGTATTCACAACATCTGCTCTAAGATTCAACACTTAGCGACGACCGCTAAACATCGGTTTGCAGAATTAGATTTGATACAGCCAGAAGTTGTATTGCGAGAGCAGCATTCATCTATTTTTAATATATCAGGAGACCAACGGCTGCATGATAGGTTGAGAAAAGAAAACATATTGACAGCTATGCGTGGTCCAGGTATACGAGTGAGTTTTTCTTATTACAATGACGAGTCTGACTTAGATCAGTTGATCGAGTGTTTGAAAAAATATGATGACAGGTATTAG